In the genome of Pseudomonas fluorescens, the window CTTCGTCGCCAATGCGGATAGCCATGTTCGATCTCCTTGCAGTGATGGACAGGGACGCCGTCAGGGCAACGAATGCGCTTTAAACGGCATGGACGCGAGACAGTATAGGAGAGGTTCGACGACTCGCCGCAACGCTTGGAACAAGTCGTTAGCCCACCAGCGCAATCAGTTGATGACGCTGGGCATCGGTCAGCATCGGGCCGAAACCGGCCCGTGCGTTTTCCGCCATGTAGCGCGGGTTGCCGGTGCCAGGAATCACGCAAGTCACCGCCGAATGCGACAGCAGGAACTTCAGCGCCAGTTGCGGCCAGCTCTTGACCCCGACTTGCGCCGCCCAGCCTGGCAGCGGCTTATCCTTGAGTTTGGCCAGCAAGCCGCCCCCGCCAAACGGCCGGTTGCAGATCACCGCCACCCCTCGCTCACGGCACAACGGCAGCAGGCGTTTCTCGACGCCGCGATCATCCAGGGCGTAGTTGATCTGCAAGAAATCCAGTGGCTCGGCCTTGAGTACCGCTTCCACTTCTTCATAGGCCGACGCCGTGTAATGGGTGATGCCGATGTAGCGGATGCGCCCTGCTTCCTTCCAGTGGCGCAGGGTCGGCAGGTGCGTCTGCCAGTCCAGCAGGTTGTGGATCTGCATCAGGTCGATCCGGTCGGTCTGCAACAGGGCGAAGGATTGTTCCATCTGCGCGATGCCTTCTTCGCGGCCCCGGGTCCACACCTTGGTGGCCAGGAAGGCCGGCGAGCGCGGCTCATGGATCGACAGCAGTTCGCCGAGGGTCTGTTCGGCGCGACCGTACATCGGCGAGCTGTCGATCAGCTTGCCACCCTTGTCGAACAAGGCATCCAGCACCGCGGGCAAGTCTTTGTAAGCCGGTTGCGAAGGCTCGACATCGAATCCGCGGTAAGTGCCCAACCCTACGATCGGCAAGGACTCGTTGCTGGAAGGAATGGCGCGGGTCTGCATAGTCTTGCCTCCTGTTCCCGTCGACGGCTCGGGTTGTGCACCCACCGGACCGAACGTGAAGACCGCCGAAGCACCGGCAGCCAGCGTGAGTACTTTTCTACGGGTGTAACCCTCAGGATGGCTCATAAAACGTTTCTCACCAGTCGCCGGGGTCCGAGCTGTTGCGCCGACAACCCGGATACCCCGCGCCAAGGGTCGATTGACTACACTCAAGAAGCCTTGCGCTAGCCACTTGCAAACCCCGAGCCGTCAATGCCGCCCACTAACGTTAGTCGAATGTCACGCACCCTGGTGTTACTCGTCGTCATTGTCGCTGCGCTGTACCTGGTGCTGTGCGTCACGTTGTTCGTGTTTCAACGGGCGCTGATTTACTACCCACAGCCTCGTGCCGTTGGGGCAGCCGGGACGCTGCTCACCCTGCCGGTCGCCGACGCACAGGTGCTGGTCTCCGTCCGTCCTCACGATGGCCCGAACGCGCTGATTTATTTCGGCGGCAATGCCGAAGACGTCTCACGCAACCTGCCCGAGTTCTCCCAAGCGTTCCCGGACTACGCGCTGTACCTGCTGCATTACCGTGGTTATGGCGGCAGTTCTGGCTCGCCTTCCGAAGAGGCCATTGCCCGCGATGCCATCACCTTGTTCGACCAGGTGTATGCCAGCCATCCGCATGTGGCGCTGGTCGGACGCAGCCTGGGTTCCGGGGTGGCCGTGCGCCTTGCCAGCGAGCGCCCGGCCGCACGACTGGTGCTGATCACGCCCTATAACAGCCTCGAAGGGCTGGCCGCCCGTCAGTTCCGCTGGTTTCCGGTGCGCTGGTTGTTGAAGGACAAATACCCGTCCTGGCAGTACGCCGGCCGCATCACGGTGCCGACATTGTTGATCGCGGCTGAGCATGACGAGGTGATTCCGCGCCCGAGTACTGAACGTTTGTACACACACTTCGCCAAAGGCGTGGCGTCACTGCGGGTGATACCGGGGACGGGGCATAACTCGATCGGCGAAAGCCCTGAATACTTAAAGGCGCTGGGGGATGGGTTGTAGCCAGCAAAGTAGTACGTGGCGACCATTGGTCCGAGATTATGTCTTCGCCCAATAAAAACATATTTTTATGCCTATATTGATATTGTCGAACATTCCCACTCTCCGAGGGTGCCGTCATGAATATCAAAACCCTGGCTTTGCTCCTGCTGGCTTTGTGTGCGCAACCGGTCTGGAGCCAAACGCCTGCCGCCTCACCCGCCGCTGCCGACAGCCCCGCGCTGACCACGCGCCTGGCCGAGCGTGACCTTTGGGTCGAGCACATTTTCTGGATCAGAAACTACGCGCTGGCCAATCAATCCGCCGACAAAAAGCAAGCCAAAGTCGCGGCGGACCAGGTGGTCGACAACGCCACCAAAATCGCCAACAGCATCGCCCCGCTCTACGGCCAACCGGCGGCGGATCAACTGCTAAAGCTGCTTGCCGGTCATTGGGGCGCGGTGAAACACTACAGTGACGCCACAGTCGCCAAAGACGCGAAAGGCAAACAGGCCGCCGTCACCGAGTTGACCAGTAATGCCAAGGCGATTGCGGCGTTTCTGGCTACGGCGAACCCCAATCTGCCTGAGGCGACACTGGTGACGATGTTGTCAGCCCATGGCGGTCACCACATCACCCAGATCGATGAATTCGCCGCACACGATTACGCCGGCGAAGCCCGTACCTGGGCGATGATGCGCACGCACATCCTGGCCCTGGCCGACGCGTTGACCGGCGCGCTGGTCAAGCAATTCCCGGACAAGTTCTGATATCGCGCGAGGGCACACCATGCTGGAAGGACTGGGCCGAACACAGCAGGACCTGCTCAATGCACTGCTGCACCACGCGGGCGGCATGAGCATTGACGAGTTGGCTGAACACCTGGCCGTCACGCGCACGGCGATCCGCCAACACCTGGCAGCGCTGGAGCGTGACGGTCTGGTGCTGCGCGGCGACACCCGTCCGACGGGTCGTCGTCCAGAGCAGCTGTATCGGCTCACCGACCACGCGCGGGAGCAGTTCCCTCGCCACTATCAGCTACTGGCCAGCGTATTGATTGATGAAGTCGCCGCCATCATCGGTCCTGAAGCCATGGCTTCGCTGATGCGCAGCATGGGTCGCAAGCTGGCTTCGGATCTGGAACAACAGGTCGTGGATGAAGCCAGGATCGTGCAGCACATGAACCAGACGGGCTACGAAGCCGAGGTGTTTTTTCGTTCAGGCGGCACCCCGGAAATCGTCGCGCATAACTGCGTGTTCCATCGCCTGGCCGCCGAGCACCCGGTGGTCTGCGAACTGGACCTGGCCTTGATCGGCGCGTTGGGCGGCGGCGAAGTCGAGCACAGCGAATGCATGGTGCGTGGCGGGCATGTCTGTCGCTTCAGGCTGCGACCGACAGAAAGCCCGGAGCCACCACTCGAACACTGACCTTACAGATCGACCATCTGCATGTTCGCTTTGAGAAAGCCCATCAACTCGGCTGCCGCTGGCGACAGGCTGTGCCCCTTGCGGCACAGAATGCCGATCTGGCGTTCCAGCCGCGGTTCTGAAAGCGGCAGGAACATCAGCTTCTCATTGCCCTGTGGGAACGCCAGGGACGGCAGCGTCGTGATGCCAATGCCCTCTTCAAGCATCGCGATCAGCGAAATCATGTTGGAGACGAACAACAAACTGCTGTCCAGCAACCCCGCCGCTTCCGTGCCCGCAAGCAAGCGCGAGGTGCCATTGCGCACCAACGGATAGGCTTGCAGGCTCGACCAATGCAGTGCCTCGCCTTTGGCCACCAACGGATGATCGTGGCGACAGACCACCCCCACCCGATCACTCAGGATCGGCACGAACTCAATGTTTTCGTCCGCCGCCCACACGCTACTGATCGCAAAATCCACCTGCCCTTGGACCAACAACTGCTGCACGCTGTCGGCATTGCCGTCCTGCATGCTGATCTGCATTTTCGGGTGCTCGCTGACAAACCGTGCAAGCAGATGCGGCAACAACCGACTGGCCACCGACGGCACCGTAGCGATGCTCACCTGACCGATTTCATGCCGCGCCAGCAAACTGACTTCGCGGGCGATGCGGTCGTGATGCGCCAGCAAATCCTGGAACAGCGGCAAACAATGCTCGCCAAATGGCGTCAGTTCGGTTTTGCCGCCCTTTTCGAATAATGGCTGGCCGAGCTTCTGCTCCAACTCGCGCACAGCCAGGGACAGCGCCGGTTGCGTGCGATAGGCCTGTCTTGCTGCGCCGTGGAAGCTTTTCAGCTGGGCAACCAGGACGAAATAGCGCAGTTGGGTAATCTTCAGCTCGGGAAGCACGGTAAGTTTTCCTTATCATTTCATATTTATTATTAATTTTTATTTGCAGACTAATACTCTCAAGATGGGGCCAACGCAATCGGAGGTTCCCATGGCACTGCAACCCTACAAAAACTACATCGGCGGCAACTGGTGCGAAGGCCAAGGCGTCATCGCCAACCACAGCCCTTCGGATGTTCAAGACCTCATTGGCCATTACCACCAGGCCAGCGCCGAACAGACGCTGGATGCCATCGCCGCCGCCCGCGACGCCCAACCGCAATGGGCCGCCAGTGGCCTGGAACAGCGCCAGCAAGTATTGATGGCCATCGGCAACGAGTTGATGTCGCGCAAGGAAGAACTCGGCGAACTGCTCTCCCGGGAAGAAGGCAAGCCGCTGGCCGAGGGCGTCGGCGAGGTCAATCGCTCCGCGCAATTCTTCCACTACTACGCGGCTGAAGTGCTGCGTCAGATGGGCGAGACAGCCACCTCGGTACGCCCTGGCATCGAGATCGAAGTCCAGCGTGAACCGGTTGGCGTGATCGGCATCATCACACCGTGGAATTTCCCGATGGCCACCGCCGCGTGGAAGATTGCCCCGGCCCTGGCCTTCGGCAACGCCGTGGTGTTCAAACCGGCAAACCTGGTACCGGCCAGCGCCTGGGCCCTGACTGAAATCATCAGTCGCCAGGCCTTGCCCGCCGGCACCTTCAACCTGGTGATGGGCAGCGGCGCTGTGGTCGGCGAAAGCCTGATCCAGTCCGCCGACATCGATGCGTTGACCTTCACCGGTTCCCTGCAGACCGGTCGCCGCGTCGCGGTCGCCACCGCCGGCAATCTGGTGCGTTGCCAACTGGAAATGGGCAGCAAGAACGCCTTGGTGGTGCTCGATGACGCCGACCTCGAAATCGCCGTGGAATGCGCGTTGAACGGCGCCTTCTTCGGTACCGGGCAAAAGTGTACGGCCTCTTCGCGATTGATCGTCTGCGACGGCATCCATGACCGCTTCGTCGAGGCGCTGGTGGCACGCATGCGTCAGCTGAAGGTCGGTCATGCGCTCGGACAAGGGGTGCAGATCGGCCCGGTGGCTGAAGCCCGGCAACTGGAACAGAACCTTCAGTATCTGCAACTGGCCGAAGACGAAGGCGCAACCCTGGTCGAGGGCGGCCAATTGCTGAACCTGCAACCGGACGGGCACTACATGCGCCCTGCCCTGTTCACCAACACCCACAACACCATGCGCATCAATCGCGAAGAGGTTTTCGGGCCGATTGCCTGTGTGATCCGTGTCAGCGATTACGAAGAAGCCCTCGCTGTGTTGAACGACACCGAATACGGCCTCACCGCCGGGATCATCACCCAGTCGCTGCGTTATGCCAGCGACTTCAAGCGCCGTGCCCGCACCGGTTGCGTCATGGTCAACCTGCCCACCGCCGGCACCGATTACCACGTGCCGTTCGGCGGCCGCAAAGCCTCCAGCTTCGGGCCGCGCGAGCAAGGGCAGTACGCCCGCGAGTTCTACACCGTGGTCAAGACCACCTACGTGCGTCCTTGAACAGGAGATCACCATGCACGATTTATTGATGATCGACGGCCTGCAATATTCCCACTGGAACGAAGAGATCTTTCGCCAGATGCAGGCCGGTGGCCTGAGCGCGGTGCACGCCACTATCGCCTACCACGAGAACGCCCGGGAAACCCTGTCGCGCATCGGCGAATGGAACCGGCGCTTCGAAACCTGGCCCGAGCTGATTCGTCCGGTGCGCCAGGCGTCGGACATTCGTCTGGCGCATCAGGAAGGCCGCGTCGGGATTTTCTTCGGTTTCCAGAACTGCTCGCCGATCGAAGACGACATCAGCCTGGTGGAGGTTTTCCGCCAGCTCGGCGTGCTGATCATGCAGCTCACCTACAACAACCAGAGCCTGCTGGCCAGCGGTTGCTACGAGACCGAAGACAATGGCATCAGCCGTTTCGGCCGCCAGGTGATCCGCGAGATGAACCGCGTCGGCATGCTGATCGACATGTCCCACAGCGCCGAGCGCAGCACCCTGGAAGCCATCGAGTTGTCGAGCCGGCCGGTGATCGTCTCCCACGCCAACCCATCGAGTTTCCATGCGGCCAAACGCAACAAGTCCAATGCAGTGTTGCGCGGCATCGCCGAGTCCGGCGGCCTGCTGGGTTTCAGCACTTACCCGTTCCACCTCAAGGGTGCGTCGGGCTGCACCCTGGAATCGTTCTGCGACATGGTCGCCAGCACGGCGGAACTGATGGGCGTCGAACACATCGGCATCGGCACCGACCTGTGCCAGCAACAACCCCTGCAAGTGCTCGAATGGATGCGCAACGGGCGCTGGAGCAAAGACAAGGATTACGGCGAAGGATCAAAGGACAACGCCAACTGGCCGGCACCGCTGCAATGGTTCCGCGACAGCCGGGATTTCCCGGTCATCGCCCAGGGCCTGCGCGACCGTGGCTTCGCCGAGGACGAGGTACGCAACATCATGGGACTCAACTGGTTGCGCCTGCTGGAAAACGCTTCGACGGCGCAAGACTGACTCTTGATCGACACCGTGAGGACAGCATGAAAAATAACAACAATAGCCTCCCGTTCATCTCCCCGACCGGCGATGCACAGCCCCAGGCGCGTATTTTGGAGGCATCATGAAAACATCCGACTCCCTGCAAGCCGACGTCCAGCCACTGGACCTTGCACCGCCGAAAAAAGACATCGACTGGCCGCTGTTTTTAATCAGTGGCGGCTTCCTCGGCGCCTTCCTGATCGCGGCACTGATCGACATCGATGGCGTATCGCTGTTGGTGAACACGCTGTTCGCCTGGTCGACCAAGTTCTTCGGGTTGTACTGGCAGATCCTGATGCTGGCGACCTTTGCCATGAGCCTGATCATCTGCTTCAGCAAGTGCGGGCGCGTCAGGCTGGGCGGCGTCGATCAGCGGCCCGACTCCAGCACCTTCAACTGGATCGCCGTGATCATGTGCGCCCTGCTCGCCGGGGGCGGCGCATTCTGGGCGGCGGCGGAACCGATGATGCACTTCGCCAGCCCACCACCGTTGTTCGCAGGGGTGCAGCCTCACACCGAAGCCGCCGCACACGCTGCGCTCGCGCAATCGTTCGTGCACTGGGGCTTCCTGGCCTGGGCAGTGCTGGGCAGTCTGCTGGCCATCGTGCTGATGCATTTGCACTACGACAAAGGCTTGCCACTGGCACCGCGTACCCTGCTCTATCCGTTGTTCGGTGAGCGTGCGCTCAAGGGCCCGATCGGCACGCTGGCGGACGCCACCTCGATCATCGCCGTCGTCGCCGGCACCATCGGCCCGATCGGTTTCCTCGGCCTGCAAATCAGCAGTGCGTTGCACTCGGTCTGGGGCATTCCCAATGACCTGATGGTGCAGTCCATCACCATCGTTCTGGTCACCGTGATGTACACCACGTCCTGCCTGGTCGGGCTCAAGGGCATCCGTTTCGTCAGTGAAATCAACGTCTGGCTGATGATCGGCCTGGCGGTGTTCATGGTGCTGCTGGGGCCCACCGTTTTCATTCTCGGCGGCTTTCCCACCGCGTTCGCCTTGCATCTGGAGCAGTTCATGCCGATGACCCTGTTCCGCGCCGACCCGAAATGGCTCGACTGGTGGACGGTGTTCTACTGGGGCTGGTTCATTGGCTACGCGCCGATGGTCGCCCTGTATGTGGCGAAGATTTCCCGTGGCCGGACCATCCGCGAAGTGATCATGACCCTGTCGATCATCGCCCCGCTGGTGACCATGTTCTGGTTCACCGTGGTCGGCGGCGCTGGCATCGGCATGGAATTGCAGACGCCAGGCATCGTCACCGCCCACGGCGCGCAGCCCGAAGACCTGCTGCTGGGCGTGACCCAGAACCTGCCCCTGGGAGGACTGATCTCGGCGCTGTTCCTGTTCCTGAGCTTCATATCGGTGGCCACTAACGGCGATGCGATGGCGTTCACCGTGGCGATGGCGATGTCCCGCAATGACAAGCCGAAACCATGGCTGCGTGCCTTCTGGGCCATCGGCATGGGCCTGGCCGCTGTGGTGTTGATCACCATTGGTTCGGGCGGGGTCACGGCGCTGCAATCCTTTATCGTAATTACTGCCGTACCGGTTTCACTGCTGATCCTGCCGTCGCTCTGGGATGCTCTGCGCATCGCCCGGCAGATGGCTCGCGAGCAGGCAGTCTGATGATGAACAGTTCAGGAATCGCAATGATGTCGCACACCGACACAGACACCTCTTCGGCCTTGCGGCCCGCCGCTCGGGTCATGGACCTGGAGCGGCTGGGCAGCCACTTTCAAAGCCGCTTGAGTTTCGTGCGCAGCAGCATGCGGCGGATGATGAACGGGCAGTGGCGCATCCAGCGCACCTGTTTCGACCTGGATGCCGAGGGCTTCGGTACGGCGATCTACCGCATCGACACCGCCAGTGCCCACTATCACTGCGTGATTTTCTCCACGTACCTGCCACCGGAAAAACGCAGCGACCGGGTCATCGCAGATCAGTGGGATGTCACTTTTGTCCTGGTCGCCGGCGATGTCGATGAGCAGCAATTGGCTGACCTGCGGCGCAATGTGCCGTTGCAGGAAGCCGGGCGTTTTGATTCGCGAGTACTGGTGCTGTCGCGGGCCAACCGCAGCCTGCGCAACTTCGAGCGTTTCCTCGAAGCGCTGGCCGAAGGCTGTCAGCCAGACCCGAGACAACTGGCCGAGGTCGGCTACCTGTATCGCACCACCGCGGTGTACGGCAACGGCAAGTTCGGCATCGCCGACTTCAGTTGCCTGCAAGGCACTGCGGACTTCACGCAACCCTTCAGCGCCCAGATGTTTACCGTGTATCTACTGCGGCATTTCAGCATCGAGCAGATCGAACACATGGCCCGGGCGCGCAACCCGCAGCGGGCGGTGGGCCTGGACCCTGCCCTGCAGCGTTACCTTGGGGTCGGCAATTCCACGGGGCTGGGCATGGCGCCGTTCCTGATCAATCACCCGCAACTGGTCAACCAATGGCTGTGGGCCAGGGAGACCGCACTGGCGCAGGTTGTGGTGCAAGCGGCTGACTTGCCTCACGCCCAGCGCTTTCAGGCGTTGCTGCTACGGGCCCGCCGGCACTTGCAGCAAACCAGCACCGAGGACCAACGGCAAAGCGGCATCGACCAGCAGACGCTGGCCGATCTCGAACAACTGGCCGAGTGGTTCGCGGGCCAGTCGGTCAACGCGGGTTTGTGGTCGCGCCTGCAAGCCTGGACCGAAGTGAACGTCGGCCCCAGTTGCCAGGAACTGCTGGTCAGCCTGCTGCTGGAGTTGTACCCCGAACAGGTCGATCCGCTGGCCGAGAAAATGTCGGTCAACGAGGGGTTTCGCCTGAACGCCGAGATGCCATTGGATGAGCTGTGCGATCTCGTCGAGACCAAGTACCGCTGGGCGCTCGATTACGACTTGAGCGGCGCTGAGGCCAACCACTTTTTCTGGTATCGCTCGGCGGAAAAGGAAGAACCACGCCTGGGCGAAAGGGCCATGGAGCCAGGCGCCGAGAAGGAAATGCAGTTGGGGATCGCGCACAACATTCAACGTTGTCATTGCGCCCTGCTTGCCTACCGCGAGCAACACCCACGGCAATTGACCGCGCACTTTCTGCTGGCGCTGCCGCAGTTCAAAGGCACGGTCTGCCGCCTGCAAGGCATGGCCCGCTGCGCCTTCGGGGAGATCCGCGCCAACCTGATGGACCGCGGCATGCTGCCGATCCACTTGCTGCGCTGCAAACTGGCGTTCTTCGGCGCCGGCAAGTTCGACCCCAAGTCCAGCCGCTGGGTGCGCATCACCTTGTTTCAGGGGGCACCGCTGGTCAGCGAGATCGGCCAGCCGTTCCCCGACGACTGGAATTTTGCCGTCATGCCTGAACTGACCAACGTTGCCGGAGCACTCTGAAATGCGTGTATCGCTCAATGAAATCCAGGTGATCTGCCGCAAGGCCTTCGAAGGCATCGGCTTTGCACCCGGTGATTGCGACGACGCCGCCGAGATGATTACCAGGCTGCAACAGCAAGGCCTCGACGGTATCGGCGCATTGAAAAAAGCGTTGGACTTCCTTCACGATGAAGTCGATCGCCCCATCGAAACCTGCTACGAAGACGCCACGCAACTGACCCTCGATGCCCATGGTCAGAGCGTGTTGCGCTGCGCCGCCCAGGCAATCGAACTGGGGGTAGGCAAGGCCTTGCGCGGTGGCAGTGCGCTGATCCGCGTCCGCCATTGCCACAACCGCATCCTGCTGCTGGGCTACCTGGCGCGCTGTGCCGGAGAGGGTCTGAATTTTTGTGTGTACTGGCGCGATGCCCGGCAGGAACTGGTGGCCACCTTCAGCGCCGGGACCACCGGCCCGGTCTTGCGGGTGTATGACCTGCCGCAACCGGCGCAGGGCGACGAGCAAAGCATCAACGTGCTGATTTCCAGACACTTCGCGCTACTGCCGCGCCTGAGTGCCGAAGACGCGACCCCGACGCTTGAATTCAGTCAGCCAGCACCTGCGGGCGGGCTGCAGGTCAATGATGAAGTCTGGGCCCAGTTGAAAAAACTGGGTGAGCGGGTGCTGGTGGAAAGCACCGAAGAATCCCGTCGCCATGGCGCCGGTGAAGGCAGCGACGCCCGGTAAAACCCTCAAACCCGCATCAGGAATCATCAATGAAACAGGCGATCAAGACCGACCTCTTTGCCTCGCGCGCGCCATTGGAATGGGCTGTTGTCGGCAACGGCACGCTGTACACCGCGCAAATCCCCATCGACCGCCAGGGCCAGGTGGTGAGCGGCGGCATCGAAGCACAAACCCGGCAGACCCTGGACAACCTGCGCCATACCCTGCAAGCCGCCGGCAGCTCGCTGGACGCGGTCACCCAGGTGCTGATCTACGTCACTGACCGC includes:
- a CDS encoding dipeptidase is translated as MHDLLMIDGLQYSHWNEEIFRQMQAGGLSAVHATIAYHENARETLSRIGEWNRRFETWPELIRPVRQASDIRLAHQEGRVGIFFGFQNCSPIEDDISLVEVFRQLGVLIMQLTYNNQSLLASGCYETEDNGISRFGRQVIREMNRVGMLIDMSHSAERSTLEAIELSSRPVIVSHANPSSFHAAKRNKSNAVLRGIAESGGLLGFSTYPFHLKGASGCTLESFCDMVASTAELMGVEHIGIGTDLCQQQPLQVLEWMRNGRWSKDKDYGEGSKDNANWPAPLQWFRDSRDFPVIAQGLRDRGFAEDEVRNIMGLNWLRLLENASTAQD
- a CDS encoding RidA family protein — translated: MKQAIKTDLFASRAPLEWAVVGNGTLYTAQIPIDRQGQVVSGGIEAQTRQTLDNLRHTLQAAGSSLDAVTQVLIYVTDRSYLATVNAVYAEYFQAPYPNRAAMVVAGLAREEMLVELVVYACMD
- a CDS encoding LysR family transcriptional regulator, whose product is MLPELKITQLRYFVLVAQLKSFHGAARQAYRTQPALSLAVRELEQKLGQPLFEKGGKTELTPFGEHCLPLFQDLLAHHDRIAREVSLLARHEIGQVSIATVPSVASRLLPHLLARFVSEHPKMQISMQDGNADSVQQLLVQGQVDFAISSVWAADENIEFVPILSDRVGVVCRHDHPLVAKGEALHWSSLQAYPLVRNGTSRLLAGTEAAGLLDSSLLFVSNMISLIAMLEEGIGITTLPSLAFPQGNEKLMFLPLSEPRLERQIGILCRKGHSLSPAAAELMGFLKANMQMVDL
- a CDS encoding aldehyde dehydrogenase family protein yields the protein MALQPYKNYIGGNWCEGQGVIANHSPSDVQDLIGHYHQASAEQTLDAIAAARDAQPQWAASGLEQRQQVLMAIGNELMSRKEELGELLSREEGKPLAEGVGEVNRSAQFFHYYAAEVLRQMGETATSVRPGIEIEVQREPVGVIGIITPWNFPMATAAWKIAPALAFGNAVVFKPANLVPASAWALTEIISRQALPAGTFNLVMGSGAVVGESLIQSADIDALTFTGSLQTGRRVAVATAGNLVRCQLEMGSKNALVVLDDADLEIAVECALNGAFFGTGQKCTASSRLIVCDGIHDRFVEALVARMRQLKVGHALGQGVQIGPVAEARQLEQNLQYLQLAEDEGATLVEGGQLLNLQPDGHYMRPALFTNTHNTMRINREEVFGPIACVIRVSDYEEALAVLNDTEYGLTAGIITQSLRYASDFKRRARTGCVMVNLPTAGTDYHVPFGGRKASSFGPREQGQYAREFYTVVKTTYVRP
- a CDS encoding aldo/keto reductase encodes the protein MSHPEGYTRRKVLTLAAGASAVFTFGPVGAQPEPSTGTGGKTMQTRAIPSSNESLPIVGLGTYRGFDVEPSQPAYKDLPAVLDALFDKGGKLIDSSPMYGRAEQTLGELLSIHEPRSPAFLATKVWTRGREEGIAQMEQSFALLQTDRIDLMQIHNLLDWQTHLPTLRHWKEAGRIRYIGITHYTASAYEEVEAVLKAEPLDFLQINYALDDRGVEKRLLPLCRERGVAVICNRPFGGGGLLAKLKDKPLPGWAAQVGVKSWPQLALKFLLSHSAVTCVIPGTGNPRYMAENARAGFGPMLTDAQRHQLIALVG
- a CDS encoding alpha/beta fold hydrolase — translated: MPPTNVSRMSRTLVLLVVIVAALYLVLCVTLFVFQRALIYYPQPRAVGAAGTLLTLPVADAQVLVSVRPHDGPNALIYFGGNAEDVSRNLPEFSQAFPDYALYLLHYRGYGGSSGSPSEEAIARDAITLFDQVYASHPHVALVGRSLGSGVAVRLASERPAARLVLITPYNSLEGLAARQFRWFPVRWLLKDKYPSWQYAGRITVPTLLIAAEHDEVIPRPSTERLYTHFAKGVASLRVIPGTGHNSIGESPEYLKALGDGL
- a CDS encoding BCCT family transporter is translated as MKTSDSLQADVQPLDLAPPKKDIDWPLFLISGGFLGAFLIAALIDIDGVSLLVNTLFAWSTKFFGLYWQILMLATFAMSLIICFSKCGRVRLGGVDQRPDSSTFNWIAVIMCALLAGGGAFWAAAEPMMHFASPPPLFAGVQPHTEAAAHAALAQSFVHWGFLAWAVLGSLLAIVLMHLHYDKGLPLAPRTLLYPLFGERALKGPIGTLADATSIIAVVAGTIGPIGFLGLQISSALHSVWGIPNDLMVQSITIVLVTVMYTTSCLVGLKGIRFVSEINVWLMIGLAVFMVLLGPTVFILGGFPTAFALHLEQFMPMTLFRADPKWLDWWTVFYWGWFIGYAPMVALYVAKISRGRTIREVIMTLSIIAPLVTMFWFTVVGGAGIGMELQTPGIVTAHGAQPEDLLLGVTQNLPLGGLISALFLFLSFISVATNGDAMAFTVAMAMSRNDKPKPWLRAFWAIGMGLAAVVLITIGSGGVTALQSFIVITAVPVSLLILPSLWDALRIARQMAREQAV
- a CDS encoding HTH domain-containing protein, with protein sequence MLEGLGRTQQDLLNALLHHAGGMSIDELAEHLAVTRTAIRQHLAALERDGLVLRGDTRPTGRRPEQLYRLTDHAREQFPRHYQLLASVLIDEVAAIIGPEAMASLMRSMGRKLASDLEQQVVDEARIVQHMNQTGYEAEVFFRSGGTPEIVAHNCVFHRLAAEHPVVCELDLALIGALGGGEVEHSECMVRGGHVCRFRLRPTESPEPPLEH
- a CDS encoding DUF3726 domain-containing protein produces the protein MRVSLNEIQVICRKAFEGIGFAPGDCDDAAEMITRLQQQGLDGIGALKKALDFLHDEVDRPIETCYEDATQLTLDAHGQSVLRCAAQAIELGVGKALRGGSALIRVRHCHNRILLLGYLARCAGEGLNFCVYWRDARQELVATFSAGTTGPVLRVYDLPQPAQGDEQSINVLISRHFALLPRLSAEDATPTLEFSQPAPAGGLQVNDEVWAQLKKLGERVLVESTEESRRHGAGEGSDAR